The following are from one region of the Sorghum bicolor cultivar BTx623 chromosome 2, Sorghum_bicolor_NCBIv3, whole genome shotgun sequence genome:
- the LOC110432811 gene encoding photosystem I chlorophyll a/b-binding protein 6, chloroplastic encodes MALPSAGSFAACSLQPRVSIRACHAPRPPPHLQPGAAAAVSSARTRQQRRANATKGGVSTVCEPLGPDRPVWFPGKPAPPWLDGSLPGDFGFDPLGLGSDPESLRWFAQAELMHGRWAMLAAAGILIPDLLARWGFIDAGYSWFDAGSREYFADPWTLFISQMALMGWAESRRWADILKPGCVDIEPRFPNRKNPVPDVGYPGGIWFDWANWGRGSPEPVMVLRTKEIKNGRLAMLAFVGFWFQAVYTGQGPIDNLLAHLADPGHCNIFSAFTSH; translated from the exons ATGGCTCTGCCGTCCGCCGGCTCGTTCGCGGCATGCAGCCTCCAGCCAAG GGTTAGCATTCGGGCGTGCCATGCCCCGAGGCCGCCGCCACACCTGCAGCCGGGTGCGGCTGCGGCGGTATCGTCTGCGAGGACGCGGCAGCAGCGCCGGGCGAACGCGACCAAGGGTGGAGTGTCCACCGTGTGCGAGCCGCTGGGCCCCGACCGGCCGGTCTGGTTCCCCGGCAAACCCGCTCCGCCGTGGCTCGACGGCAG CCTTCCAGGAGACTTTGGATTTGACCCTCTCGGACTAG GTTCGGATCCGGAGTCGCTGCGGTGGTTCGCGCAGGCGGAGCTGATGCACGGGCGGTGGGCGAtgctggcggcggcggggatCCTGATCCCGGACCTGCTGGCGCGGTGGGGCTTCATCGACGCCGGCTACTCGTGGTTCGACGCCGGGTCCCGCGAGTACTTCGCGGACCCGTGGACGCTCTTCATCTCGCAGATGGCGCTGATGGGGTGGGCGGAGAGCCGGCGGTGGGCGGACATCCTCAAGCCCGGCTGCGTCGACATCGAGCCGCGCTTCCCCAACCGCAAGAACCCCGTCCCGGACGTCGGGTACCCCGGCGGCATTTGGTTCGACTGGGCCAACTGGGGCCGCGGGTCCCCGGAGCCCGTCATGGTGCTGCGCACCAAGGAGATCAAGAACGGCCGCCTCGCCATGCTCGCCTTCGTCGGCTTCTGGTTCCAGGCCGTGTACACCGGCCAGGGCCCCATCGACAACCTCCTCGCGCACCTCGCCGACCCCGGCCACTGCAACATCTTCTCG GCGTTCACGTCCCACTGA
- the LOC8080992 gene encoding exocyst complex component EXO70B1 produces the protein MEGSAAEELEAAERVVMRWDSTASSAGGDDQMLFDGAADRAEAERFLRAVDDLRRLAPPATVGTPRRAALQVAMARLEDEFRHVLSARALDLEIEALAGLSSLSISSSDPRNSDATEAAATGGDDDDTSSASSSVGRRSSYRSLQSIREIDLFPVDAISDLQAIASRMAAAGYGRECVQVYASVRKPAVDAALRRLGVEKLSIGDVQRLEWDALEAKIRRWIRAARAAVRGVFASERRLCFHIFHDLPLCTSTATATAADDAPFAEAVKGAALQLFGFAEAISIGRRSPEKLFKIIDLHDALADMLPDISDIFAASKAAESIYVQAAEIRSRLADAVRGILSEFENAVLRDPSKTPVPGGTIHPLTRYVMNYSTLISDYKATLSELIISRPSANSRTAAGGNEATPAFPDLDPPDPDSQLPLATHLVWIIVVLEHNLESKASLYKDAALSHLFFMNNVHYMVHKVKDSAELRGLIGDGYLKRLTGKFLQAATSYQRTAWLKILNCLRDEGLHVSGSFSSGISKSALRERFKAFNAAFEEAHRVQSVWYVPDTQLREELRILISDKLLPAYRSFLGRFRHHIENSRHPELYIKYTVEDLEIAMADFFEGSPPSSPHNRRRSHG, from the coding sequence ATGGAGGGATCCGCCGCGGAGGAGCTCGAGGCCGCGGAGAGGGTGGTCATGCGGTGGGACTCCACGGCGTCCTCAGCCGGCGGGGACGACCAGATGctgttcgacggcgccgccgaccgcgccgaggcggAGCGGTTCCTCCGGGCGGTGGACGACCTCCGCCGCCTGGCGCCGCCGGCCACCGTCGGCaccccgcgccgcgccgcccttCAGGTCGCCATGGCGCGGCTCGAGGACGAGTTCCGCCACGTGCTGTCGGCGCGCGCGCTCGACCTCGAGATCGAGGCGCTCGCGGGCCTCAGCTCGCTCTCCATATCCAGCAGCGACCCGAGGAACTCCGACGCCACCGAGGCGGCGGCCACGGGGGGCGACGATGACGACACCTCCTCCGCGTCGTCCTCCGTCGGCAGGCGCAGCAGCTACCGCTCCCTGCAGAGCATCCGCGAGATCGACCTCTTCCCCGTGGACGCAATCTCCGACCTCCAGGCCATCGCCTCCCGCATGGCCGCCGCCGGGTACGGCCGCGAGTGCGTCCAGGTGTACGCCTCCGTCCGCAAGCCGGCCGTCGACGCCGCCCTGCGCCGGCTCGGCGTCGAGAAGCTTAGTATCGGCGACGTTCAGCGGCTCGAGTGGGACGCCCTCGAGGCTAAGATCCGCCGCTGGATCCGCGCGGCCCGCGCCGCCGTCCGGGGCGTCTTCGCCAGCGAGCGCCGCCTCTGCTTCCACATCTTCCACGACCTCCCGCTGTGCActtccaccgccaccgccaccgccgcggaCGACGCGCCCTTCGCTGAGGCCGTCAAGGGCGCGGCGCTGCAGCTCTTCGGCTTCGCTGAGGCCATCAGCATCGGGCGCCGCTCCCCGGAGAAGCTGTTCAAGATCATTGACCTCCACGACGCGCTCGCCGATATGTTGCCTGACATCTCCGACATCTTTGCGGCCTCCAAGGCCGCCGAGTCGATATACGTGCAGGCCGCCGAGATCAGGTCGCGGTTGGCCGATGCCGTGCGTGGAATACTCTCGGAGTTTGAGAATGCCGTGCTCCGCGACCCATCCAAGACTCCAGTGCCCGGCGGCACCATCCACCCGCTCACTCGCTATGTTATGAATTACAGCACCCTCATTTCGGACTACAAGGCCACCCTCTCTGAGCTTATCATCTCGCGGCCATCAGCTAACTCTCGAACTGCTGCTGGGGGCAATGAGGCTACACCGGCCTTCCCTGATCTTGACCCGCCTGATCCTGACAGCCAGTTGCCCCTTGCTACTCATCTTGTCTGGATTATTGTTGTTCTTGAACACAACCTTGAGAGCAAGGCATCACTCTACAAGGATGCAGCACTGTCTCATTTGTTCTTTATGAACAATGTGCACTATATGGTGCACAAAGTGAAGGATTCAGCTGAACTTCGGGGGCTAATTGGGGATGGGTATTTGAAGCGGCTCACAGGTAAATTCCTGCAGGCAGCTACAAGCTACCAGCGAACTGCATGGTTGAAGATCCTGAATTGTCTCAGAGATGAGGGTCTCCATGTTAGTGGTAGCTTTTCGTCTGGTATATCCAAATCGGCACTACGGGAGCGATTCAAGGCTTTCAATGCTGCATTTGAGGAGGCACACAGGGTCCAGTCTGTGTGGTATGTGCCAGACACACAACTGCGAGAAGAGCTTAGGATCTTAATTTCGGATAAGCTGCTCCCAGCGTATAGATCCTTCCTTGGCAGGTTCCGGCATCACATAGAGAACAGCAGGCACCCTGAGCTGTACATCAAGTACACAGTTGAGGATCTTGAGATAGCAATGGCAGATTTCTTTGAGGGATCTCCACCATCATCACCGCATAACAGGAGGAGATCTCATGGATGA